The Fragaria vesca subsp. vesca linkage group LG2, FraVesHawaii_1.0, whole genome shotgun sequence genome includes a window with the following:
- the LOC101315303 gene encoding uncharacterized protein LOC101315303, protein MIGGEKLQLTDSLGQMMFDHRCLLSRLVDLNCRKEELVHSVIHQRRKMDLLQLLPHKLRFADNTYQKKPIKSCLSAQEMSKHNLHFRMEHGSKSLVKEKRLLKEMKVSQNEAEDGFASFWTQWEDDLTNASENIIRYRRYGNGIVRIDLHSLKQTWWLQHQMPFLISKGDIKDREGEIRELEWRIETCGVGLPLLQKKADKTLLAFNRSADANPTPVKGKTWTCLVTKNKLQDQIKLASKNIEESRKTQLALGLGLKLSDVQRELVTIERDMESLKKKMTLIDQKKDEAHQYILKLRKQQA, encoded by the exons ATGATAGGTGGAGAAAAACTTCAGCTCACTGATTCACTAGGGCAGATGATG TTTGATCATCGATGTTTGCTGTCTCGGTTGGTAGACCTCAATTGTCGTAAAGAAGAACTCGTACATTCTGTGATTCATCAAAGGAGGAAGATGGATCTACTGCAACTACTTCCACATAAGCTTCGTTTCGCAGACAACACTTACCAAAAGAAACCGATCAAGTCATGCTTGTCTGCACAAGAGATGAGTAAACAT AACTTGCATTTCCGGATGGAACATGGAAGCAAGAGTTTGGTTAAGGAAAAGAGGCTTCTGAAAGAGATGAAAGTGAGCCAGAATGAAGCGGAGGATGGTTTTGCTTCATTTTGGACTCAATGGGAAGACGATTTGACAAATGCGTCTGAAAAT ATTATCAGATACAGAAGGTATGGGAATGGGATAGTCCGCATTGATTTGCATTCTTTGAAACAGACTTGGTGGTTGCAACACCAGATGCCATTCCTAATCAGCAAAGGAGATATCAAAGACCGCGAAGGAGAAATCAGAGAACTCGAGTGGAGAATAGAAACATGTGGAGTAGGATTGCCACTATTGCAAAAGAAAGCAGATAAAACACTACTTGCTTTCAATAGAAGTGCAGATGCTAATCCTACTCCTGTGAAGGGAAAGACTTGGACTTGTTTGGTAACAAAAAATAAATTACAGGACCAAATAAAG CTTGCCAGTAAGAATATAGAGGAATCAAGGAAAACCCAGCTGGCTCTTGGTCTTGGGCTAAAACTCAGTGACGTTCAGAGAGAACTGGTGACTATTGAAAGGGATATGGAATCACTGAAGAAGAAAATGACATTGATAGATCAGAAGAAAGATGAAGCACACCAATACATTCTCAAACTCAGAAAACAACAGGCATGA
- the LOC101315014 gene encoding uncharacterized protein LOC101315014 produces the protein MWESIFLTLAATAGNNIGKILQKKGTVILPPLSLKLKVIRAYALNKAWLIGFLMDIFGALLMLRALSLAPVSVIQPVSGCGLAILSIFSHFYLKEIMNAVDWMGITLAGIGTIGVGAGGEEQKASAISVFHLPWLAIVVAILFVLLNGWLRIYRRQRKEQELMEYEVVEEIIYGLESGILFGMASVISKMGFVFLEQGFPSILVPICLIISICCSGTGFYYQTWGLKHGRAIVVSTCAAVASIVTGVLAGMLALGERLPSAPTARLTLLLGWAFIIVGVILLVSSTRLVPYLPRSIRHVDKSFNVRKSGSTRGRDSNPSTIIQASTLHHLMPASSKEKA, from the exons ATGTGGGAGTCGATCTTTCTGACGTTGGCGGCGACGGCCGGAAACAACATCGGCAAAATTCTTCAGAAGAAGGGCACCGTCATTCTTCCCCCTCTCTCTTTGAAGCTCAAG GTGATAAGGGCGTATGCCTTGAACAAAGCTTGGTTGATAGGATTTCTGATGGATATATTTGGAGCCTTGCTCATGTTGAGAGCATTGTCTCTTGCTCCT GTATCTGTCATCCAACCAGTTTCTGGGTGTGGACTTGCTATCCTTTCGATATTTTCCCATTTTTATCTGAAGGAAATCATGAATGCTGTTGACTGGATGGGGATTACCTTAGCAGGCATTGGCACTATAG GAGTTGGTGCTGGAGGTGAAGAGCAAAAGGCTTCTGCTATATCTGTCTTCCATCTACCATGGTTGGCAATTGTGGTCGCCATCTTGTTT GTACTCCTTAATGGTTGGTTACGAATCTACAGACGTCAACGAAAAGAACAGGAGCTG ATGGAATATGAAGTTGTTGAAGAAATTATATATGGCTTGGAATCTGGCATTTTGTTCGG AATGGCATCTGTAATATCAAAGATGGGCTTTGTGTTCTTGGAGCAGGGTTTCCCCAGCATATTAGTTCCTATATGCTTGATAATCAGCATATGTTGTAGCGGTACTGGGTTCTATTACCAG ACTTGGGGTTTAAAGCATGGGAGGGCGATTGTAGTCTCTACATGTGCTGCTGTGGCATCAATTGTTACTGGTGTTCTTGCTGGTATGCTTGCTTTGGGTGAAAGATTGCCTTCAGCGCCCACAGCTCGTCTTACACTACTGCTTGGATG GGCATTTATAATTGTTGGGGTGATTCTACTTGTGAGCTCAACACGGTTGGTGCCTTACCTTCCTCGGTCTATACGACATGTTGACAAGAGCTTCAACGTTAGAAAATCTGGATCCACCCGTGGTAGGGACTCCAACCCTAGCACTATTATCCAGGCATCAACTTTGCATCATTTGATGCCTGCGTCTTCTAAAGAGAAGGCTTGA
- the LOC101309126 gene encoding uncharacterized protein LOC101309126, translating into MEELEPSLKPRIEEAVKVVAKMGQDKLWFNEKLTQKKLDRGGLLYLNWRKEELAHSVILERKKIDLLELLLHKLRFTDNGYQKKPIEACLSAQEIKKHNLRFRMVHESKSLASEKRLLKEIKGSQKLQEEDDSFASFCTQCEADLAYVTKHLKQIGNIYTRHSRYPNWWWNIARDEQMWWLQHRMPFLISKGDTKDREGEIRDLKCRIERCGVVLLKKADKTPIADDTNANASPTLVRGKTRTSLVSKKALQEQIKLSGKKIEESRKTLLALGLGPKSCKAQRNLVGVEKEMASLRKKLPGLDQRKSEAHQCILELFTKQQD; encoded by the exons ATGGAGGAATTGGAACCTAGTTTGAAACCCAGAATTGAAGAGGCTGTGAAGGTGGTTGCAAAAATGGGTCAAGATAAACTTTGGTTCAATGAAAAATTGACGCAAAAGAAG CTTGATAGGGGTGGTTTACTATATCTGAATTGGCGTAAAGAGGAACTCGCACATTCTGTGATCCTTGAAAGGAAGAAAATAGATCTTCTGGAACTACTTCTACATAAGCTTCGTTTCACAGATAATGGTTACCAAAAGAAACCAATTGAGGCATGCTTGTCAGCACAAGAGATTAAGAAACAT AACTTGCGTTTTCGGATGGTACATGAAAGCAAGAGTTTGGCTAGTGAAAAGCGGCTTCTGAAAGAGATTAAAGGGAGCCAGAAGCTGCAGGAGGAGGATGACAGTTTTGCTTCATTTTGTACTCAATGTGAAGCAGATCTTGCATATGTTACTAAACAT TTGAAACAGATTGGGAACATATATACAAGGCACAGTAGGTACCCTAATTGGTGGTGGAATATTGCTCGTGATGAACAGATGTGGTGGTTACAACACCGAATGCCATTTCTGATCAGCAAGGGAGATACTAAAGACCGCGAAGGAGAAATCAGAGATCTTAAATGCAGAATAGAAAGATGTGGAGTTGTACTGCTAAAGAAAGCAGATAAAACACCAATTGCTGATGATACAAATGCAAATGCTAGTCCTACTCTCGTGAGGGGAAAGACTAGGACTTCTTTGGTTTCAAAAAAGGCCTTACAAGAACAAATTAAG CTTTCTGGTAAGAAAATAGAGGAATCAAGGAAAACCCTATTGGCTCTCGGCCTTGGGCCAAAAAGTTGTAAAGCTCAGAGAAACTTGGTGGGTGTGGAAAAGGAGATGGCATCACTGAGGAAGAAATTGCCGGGACTAGATCAGAGGAAAAGTGAAGCACACCAATGCATTCTGGAACTCTTCACAAAACAACAAGACTAG
- the LOC101314717 gene encoding cytokinin riboside 5'-monophosphate phosphoribohydrolase LOG8-like, with translation MEESSKFKRICVFCGSNSGNKQVFSDAALELGNELVKRKIDLVYGGGNVGLMGLVSQTVFDGGCHVLGVIPRALVPREISGETVGEVRIVRDMHERKASMAEESDAFIALPGGYGTLEETLEMITWAQLGIHKKPVGLLNVDGYYDCLLSLFDNGVDEGFIKPAARDIVVYAPTAKELMIKMEQYTPSHQAIASHESWKKAQRELASSDEGPSLPW, from the exons ATGGAAGAGAGCAGCAAGTTCAAGAGGATTTGTGTGTTTTGTGGAAGCAACTCTGGCAACAAACAAGTCTTCAGTGATGCTGCTCTTGAATTGGGCAATGAACTG GTGAAAAGGAAGATAGATTTGGTGTATGGTGGAGGGAATGTTGGGTTGATGGGTTTAGTATCCCAGACGGTGTTTGATGGAGGCTGCCATGTTCTTGG GGTCATTCCAAGAGCTCTCGTGCCTCGAGAG ATATCTGGTGAAACTGTTGGAGAAGTAAGAATAGTTAGAGACATGCATGAGCGGAAAGCTTCTATGGCTGAGGAATCTGATGCCTTTATTGCTCTTCCTG GAGGATATGGAACGCTGGAAGAGACACTGGAGATGATAACATGGGCCCAACTTGGGATTCATAAAAAGCCG GTTGGTTTGCTAAATGTAGACGGGTACTATGACTGCTTGCTTTCACTATTTGACAATGGTGTTGATGAAGGATTCATCAAGCCAGCTGCTCGTGATATAGTTGTCTATGCTCCAACCGCCAAAGAACTTATGATCAAGATGGAG CAATACACTCCTTCCCATCAAGCTATTGCTTCTCATGAAAGCTGGAAAAAGGCACAACGAGAACTAGCTTCAAGCGATGAGGGGCCATCACTTCCATGGTGA
- the LOC101290830 gene encoding endochitinase PR4-like: MALQVTIRTKLFFFTILGLALVAQIATAQNCGCAADLCCSEFGYCGTGDAYCGKGCQAGPCTTTTTPTPTTGGSSVADIVTTDFFNGIINQAGSDCAGKSFYTRQAFLDALGSYTDFATTGSADDNKREIAAFFAHVTHETGHFCYVEEIEKATYCDTSFTNYPCNPAKQYYGRGPLQLTWNYNYGAAGTAIGFDGLNSPETVASDSVVAFKTGLWFWMNNVHSVISQGFGATTRAINGAVECDGKAPDKVQARINYYKDYCTQLNVSPGENLYC; this comes from the exons ATGGCTTTACAAGTTACAATTAGGACAAAACTCTTCTTCTTCACCATCCTAGGCTTAGCACTTGTAGCCCAAATTGCAACAGCTCAAAACTGCGGGTGTGCAGCAGACCTGTGTTGCAGCGAATTTGGTTACTGCGGCACCGGCGATGCCTACTGCGGCAAGGGTTGTCAAGCAGGACCTTGTACTACCACCACCACTCCTACACCAACTACCGGCGGTAGCTCAGTAGCGGATATCGTCACCACCGACTTCTTCAATGGGATTATTAACCAGGCTGGCTCTGACTGTGCCGGCAAGAGCTTCTACACTAGACAGGCCTTTCTTGATGCCCTCGGCTCTTACACCGATTTCGCTACCACCGGTTCCGCTGATGACAATAAGCGGGAAATTGCAGCTTTCTTTGCTCATGTCACGCATGAGACTGGCC ATTTTTGCTACGTAGAAGAGATAGAAAAGGCCACCTACTGCGACACATCCTTCACAAACTACCCATGCAACCCTGCCAAGCAGTACTACGGCCGTGGACCACTCCAACTCACCTGGAACTACAACTACGGAGCCGCCGGAACTGCTATTGGCTTTGACGGCCTAAACTCCCCGGAAACGGTGGCTTCGGACTCCGTGGTGGCGTTCAAGACAGGGTTGTGGTTTTGGATGAACAATGTTCACTCTGTTATAAGCCAAGGATTCGGAGCCACAACTCGAGCCATCAACGGTGCCGTTGAATGTGATGGAAAAGCTCCGGACAAAGTTCAAGCTCGTATCAACTATTATAAGGACTATTGTACCCAACTTAATGTTTCTCCTGGTGAAAATCTGTATTGCTAG